One part of the Equus asinus isolate D_3611 breed Donkey chromosome 6, EquAss-T2T_v2, whole genome shotgun sequence genome encodes these proteins:
- the LOC123286222 gene encoding uncharacterized protein C2orf78-like produces the protein MTVFLVFGDDPFLDLEDDAAPQTLSELISLTEFFFTLLFPTENFQNPSLLGTPNSLQLSLPVVSDAASLAGSVCNFSRVSAPAVSSGWLLPSASGTSSQPLMGSAYLYQHSSTTTLSGVTGQSQSSNSAASYPGLFEWGVPGSTAQESSSLGDCTLTVTGHDTAVSSMSMAAQYDRTSGANNPVPLYPSLSTSLVQGTPSQVPNQGHSLSLPYQEGSQVYYYGHGTLGPLLSGELGPCLQSYGSVSYTGAGASAPQPEMVLVLKEIQPTHVLPPASTSGVYYAASAPAIPQTRFQVVETSLGMETSLGLQPPSQKIYLQQAPEFPKSCSSRNTQMLQSDPPAELGDMSLTAPDKTSNSDLLALSPNPKNWDEFNTKLAKPLDPDQIPIQNQEPLLQPLEIPDILQLLACIDPLGPEDHPASENADLGKSSLSLEGQGTLENGTEASGGFAGIATLMEDGHLPQLFDPLKDLDQPQGPELIQAKETGAIESIQLQEKSSGRKAASDNTRKNKHQASEPLDGAPKAKIQPKDPECLSGREGLICNAAASDRAPENEAEHSNSKPQKAAPSRISTTKTHGQERTKRTRGNNPKKAGESRQSGTEVRVEEKPKMPKMKRRKNQPELSQETFKRPRTSLGQHMLESVQVFHALGRKSEKNTGPSSSRALGTSSNPKHPQPCPAIKPWLDKPLEGQCPEETQVKAQKAESSAEKECPPPSRDELPPPGKVRLVPLPFLSVDKPPARPVPRRPQALASHRPAVADPARPASTNSAQPTAVNSTHPAPASLTGPARPARPISTNPARPGWTNPTRPSGPQCPASRPAPYRTASCTSLQQEPVPTAVPMLQAPPKPPAQYLLEDFSKQPIPWRKPDIPGPVMSEPITQEQRPEREAMKRQAQQEREKAAKYTSWGKVQFFIEREKEMEISLYYGYAR, from the exons ATGACGGTGTTTTTAGTCTTTGGGGATGACCCCTTCCTGGATCTTGAAG ATGATGCTGCTCCTCAGACATTGTCAGAGTTGATCAGTCTCACTGAGTTTTTCTTCACCCTCTTGTTCCCTACAGAAAATTTCCAGAATCCATCCTTACTTGGAACTCCCAACTCCCTgcagctctctcttcctgtggTGAGCGATGCAGCTTCCCTAGCAGGAAGTGTCTGCAATTTCTCCAGAGTCTCTGCTCCAGCCGTCAGTTCAGGATGGCTACTGCCATCAGCCTCGGGCACCTCTTCCCAGCCACTCATGGGCAGCGCCTACCTTTACCAACATTCTAGCACAACCACGCTGTCTGGAGTGACTGGCCAGAGCCAGAGCTCCAACTCAGCTGCTTCCTATCCGGGTCTCTTTGAGTGGGGTGTCCCAGGAAGCACTGCACAGGAGTCCTCTTCACTCGGAGACTGCACTCTGACTGTCACTGGCCACGACACAGCGGTTTCTTCCATGTCTATGGCAGCACAGTACGACAGAACTTCAGGTGCCAATAACCCGGTCCCACTGTATCCATCACTTTCCACCAGCCTTGTTCAGGGAACACCATCTCAGGTTCCAAATCAGGGACACAGCCTGTCACTTCCCTACCAGGAAGGAAGCCAGGTGTACTACTATGGTCACGGCACACTGGGGCCTCTGCTGTCTGGAGAACTTGGCCCCTGCCTGCAGTCCTACGGCTCTGTGTCCTACACAggagctggggcctctgctcctcaACCAGAAATGGTGTTGGTACTAAAGGAGATTCAGCCCACACATGTCCTTCCACCAGCCTCCACCTCTGGGGTCTACTACGCTGCGTCTGCTCCAGCCATCCCACAAACCAGATTTCAAG TGGTGGAAACGTCCCTGGGGATGGAGACTTCCCTGGGGCTGCAACCGCCAAGCCAGAAAATTTACCTACAGCAAGCTCCAGAATTCCCCAAATCCTGCAGTAGCAGAAATACCCAGATGCTGCAGAGTGACCCACCAGCTGAGCTTGGGGACATGTCACTGACAGCTCCAGACAAGACTTCTAACAGTGACCTCCTGGCACTGTCTCCAAATCCAAAGAACTGGGATGAGTTTAACACCAAACTTGCAAAGCCCCTGGATCCCGACCAGATCCCAATACAAAACCAAGAGCCTCTACTACAGCCTTTAGAAATTCCTGATATTCTCCAGCTCCTGGCCTGCATCGATCCCCTCGGGCCAGAGGACCACCCTGCTTCCGAAAACGCTGATCTGGGAAAGAGTAGCCTGAGTCTTGAGGGCCAAGGGACACTGGAAAACGGGACCGAGGCTAGCGGTGGCTTTGCAGGCATCGCTACACTGATGGAGGATGGTCACCTTCCCCAACTATTCGACCCCTTGAAAGACCTTGATCAACCCCAAGGCCCCGAGCTGATCCAAGCCAAAGAGACAGGAGCCATCGAGTCCATCCAGCTGCAGGAAAAGTCGAGCGGCAGAAAGGCTGCCTCCGATAACACCAGGAAGAACAAACATCAGGCCTCTGAGCCTCTCGATGGTGCTCCCAAGGCCAAAATCCAGCCAAAGGACCCGGAGTGCCTGTCAGGGCGAGAAGGGCTTATTTGCAATGCTGCAGCCAGTGACAGGGCTCCTGAGAACGAGGCCGAGCACTCCAACAGCAAACCTCAGAAAGCTGCACCCAGCAGGATCAGTACAACtaagacccatgggcaggaaaGGACCAAGAGGACCAGAGGAAACAACCCCAAGAAAGCCGGAGAGAGTCGGCAGTCAGGGACTGAAGTCAGGGTGGAAGAGAAGCCAAAGATGCCCAAGATGAAGCGGAGGAAGAATCAACCCGAGCTGAGCCAAGAAACCTTTAAGCGGCCTCGAACCAGCCTCGGCCAGCACATGCTGGAGTCGGTGCAGGTGTTTCATGCTCTGGGGAGGAAGAGTGAGAAGAACACCGGGCCCTCTTCCTCCCGGGCCCTGGGAACCTCCAGCAACCCCaaacacccccagccctgcccagctatCAAACCGTGGCTGGATAAACCACTGGAGGGTCAGTGTCCTGAGGAAACTCAAGTCAAAGCCCAGAAAGCAGAGAGCAGTGCTGAAAAGGAGTGTCCACCTCCATCCCGGGACGAGCTGCCACCTCCTGGGAAGGTCAGGTTGGTACCTTTGCCTTTTCTGTCCGTGGACAAGCCTCCAGCTCGACCTGTTCCTCGGAGGCCACAGGCTCTGGCCTCACATCGGCCTGCTGTGGCAGACCCTGCCCGGCCTGCTTCCACCAACTCAGCTCAACCAACTGCAGTCAATTCCACCCACCCAGCTCCTGCATCTTTGACAGGTCCTGCCAGACCAGCTCGGCCAATTTCCACCAACCCCGCTCGACCAGGTTGGACCAACCCCACCCGGCCTAGCGGCCCTCAGTGTCCTGCTTCAAGGCCTGCACCTTACAGAACAGCATCTTGCACTTCTCTCCAGCAGGAGCCCGTTCCCACTGCTGTGCCCATGCTCCAGGCCCCGCCCAAGCCTCCCGCCCAGTATCTACTGGAGGATTTTAGCAAGCAACCAATTCCATGGAGGAAACCCGACATTCCAGGGCCAGTGATGTCAGAGCCCATCACACAGGAACAGAGGCCAGAGCGGGAGGCCATGAAGAGGCAGGCTCAACAGGAGCGTGAGAAGGCTGCCAAGTACACCTCTTGGGGGAAAGTGCAGTTTTTCattgagagggaaaaagaaatggaaatttctctATATTACGGCTATGCAAGATAA